CAAGGGCCATACCTGCATCCCTGGGCACCTGCTCTCCACTCTGACGTCCTGCTAGACTGGGCCTGAGGCCTCTGCCTGAGGCTGCCTCGTACAGAGGGCAGAATGAGGGATGGCGCAAGGTCCGGCCTGAGAAGGAGGTGCCTGACTCACAGCTGAGCCCCTGTGGAGGGATGGGAAAGATTCCTGGAGCTTCAGCCCCCTCCCAAGGCATCCCTGCCCCACCCGAGGCTGGTGCCACAGGTACCCCCAACTCACCCACACCAGCTGAGGTCCCGGTTTAGCTTCACAGCTGGGGTCCTGTGGCGCCAGCAGGGTCATCCTTGACGGGGCCACCTCCCAGGTCatctggggggggaggggaactgGGGGGGAGGACTTGAAGAGATTAAAATCGGCTCAGGAGTCGGTAAAAAGGTCTTGGGGGTAAAGATGGCAGGACCCTGTACCTACCTGGGGTTCCCGGTGACCGCTCggcagccaggcctgggggcGGCCGAGGCAGCTGCTGCTCTTTCTGGGTCCAGGAAGGCCTTCGGGACCAGGGCTGAGGACTGGGAAGGGGCGGTACTGAGATGCTTCGGTCACAGCCTCCCGCAATCACCTCCCTGCTCCAAGTCTGAATACTTCCAAGGCCGGGCCAAGGGTCCCCGGTGCGGGGAAGCTGATCATACCCTTTCTTCGCTACTAGGAACAACTGAGATATTCTCACACTGTGGGCCCCCGTCGGGTTTCGCCCAAGTGCCGCTGGCAGAGCCCCTCACCTGTCCTGTGGGGTTGTTCTTGGCTCCCGCAGGGCTTCCTCTCCAGAGTCCCAGGCCTGGCCGGGGTCGCTGCCCGCCGAGGGGCCTTGTTCCTCGGGCGCCTGCTCCTCACCCGCGCCCCACCGCCGGGGGGTCCAGGGCAACATGCCGCGTCCACGCGGAGAGCAGGTCAGGGCCCCGCGCCGCCCGCCTGGCACCTCCCGGCTCCCACTCGGGCGCAGCCTCCCTCAGCGGCCCGCGCTGCCCTGCGCGCCCAGCTTGCGGCCCACCTCTCAAGGCTTCGCGGCGCAGGCGTCCAGCGCGTTTCCGGGCCACGTGGCGCACGGTCCCGCCGGGAGCCCGCGAGCGCCTCCTGGCGGCGCGGACAGCGGGGCCGCACGGAAGGGTGAAAACGGCCAGAGGGAACTGCGGCGCCCGCACGTGGAAGCTACACCGTCCCCAGCACACACCGCTCGttcgcagacacacacacacacacagctaaggGGCAACCTAGAGGGCTTCCGGCTTCCGTTTATTGCACGTGACACGACACCCAGCCCCCAGTCTTCCATCCCATACCCTCGACCACGCCCAGAGGCGGCCTCGCGCCTTGCTGGGCCAGCCTGCTTCCAAGCTCCCGGGCAGACAGGTGCCCGAGGCACAGGGCCAGGCCCGAGGCCGCCCTCACCAGTCCTCGCTAGAGAGCAGAGCCCAGGTGTGGCTGTCTTCTCTGTTCCTGGGGTTCCCGCCGGGTCGGGCCCCTGCACCCCGACCTCAACCCCTAAGGCCGTTCCAGCAGTGCATGGATGACAGCAGCGATGTAGGGGAGGCCCCTTCCCGGGGCCCCCTCCTCTTCCAGGATGTGGTGGGGCTGGCACAGGGACTCCTACAGGGAGGGGCCCAGGTTAAGTTCTCCTTGTCACCTCCTCCTCTCAGCTGTAGGGTGGGAGACACCCTAAAGGAGCCTGGGCAAAGGAAGCTGACAGAATGTAGCAGGCAAGGGTCAAGGGCACCCTGGACATGGCTTGGGGACAAATGAGATGCAAGGAAGCTGCCAGAGGATAACAGAAGGGAGATGACACAGGGGGCCAAGGCTCAGAGGGAAGGACAGACCTGCCATTTCCAGAGGGAAATGCTGGAGTAGGCAAGCTGGCACATAGAGCCCAGGAGACATGGCCAGGGATGGGCCCCCGGCACAGCAGGAGCAGacgcacgcaaacacacacacacacgcacgcacgcacgcacgcacacacacacacacggtctgTACAATTTATACAAGAGACAGAGACCCAGCCTGGGCCCCTGCATCCCCTACAAATATAGAGTTCTCTCTACAAAATATAGATAATTTAGCCCCCTATAGcagctgggggggggggatggtgCAAGAAGGAAGGTTAAGACCCACCCTCTAGGGaagcagagggcagggcagggagaggacttAAAAGGCACCATCAGCACTGAGAAGGGAGGGGCTACAGGAGGGTGGCCAGAGGCTGGGGACCCAGGGTCTGGGGGCACCAGAGTGGGGCCTCTGAGGTCAGTGTTTATGAGGGGAGGGGGGTTCACTAGTGTCTTTGGTAGGGGCTGAAGGCACCACCGGCGGGGAAGGGGGTTTGCACAGGAGTCTTATAAATAGAAGTAGGGCAAGGGGGTAGGGGGAGGGGTGACGTCAGGTCCTAGGAACCCAGGAGCCGAGTGTAGACGACACAGAGCAGCAGCATGAGGACCACGTAGAAGAGGACGAAGCCTCCCAGACCAGAGGGGGGCCAGAGGGGCGGGGGGGACCTGCCCCCCGCCCGCTTCACAGCCTCCAGGGTGGTCCACAGCCCCTGGGCAGTGCCCTGGAGGAGATCCGAGGGCGAGCACAGGTCAGCCTGGGAAGGGAGAGTAGGACAGATGGACAAGGACAAAGGacgtcagcagcagcagcagcaggacaatccttcccaccccctgccctcacGTGCCAGGGCCAGAGCCACGCCGACATGCAGAGTGCAAGGAAGGGAGGCATGCAGGGGAGACATGCGGGACAGGGGCTGGCGGATGTGCTTCCTGTTGAGAAGCAGACACCCCCGTGAATGGAACCCTGCCATCCATGCAGGGTGCCCCGCTGAGCCCAGGACACTGCACCCTTTATAGGAGAGACCAGCCCTGGGCCCCTGAGAACACACCCCCATACCTCAGGCACCCCCATTTTTCGACAAGCTTCTAAGAAACTCTCCACATTCTTCCGAGACTTGAGGGCACTGAGTTTTGGCTGGGGGTgggtaagaaaggaaaaagagagtaaGGGGGAGGCCCCAGGAGGCCCCGTCCCAACCCCTACTTCCTGCCTGGGCCCCAACTGACCACAGCAGGTGAGGGCACGTGAATGAAGGGCACGGAGCGGGGCCGCAGCTGGTTGGCCAGCTGACAGAGGATGACCCCATTGGCTAGAGCCTCTGCCAGGTCCTCGGGTAGGGGCCGCTGCAGCTGGGACTCAAgcacctgggaggcaggggaaggagggggagaggtcAGGGTCAGCAGGGAACGCCCTCCTGCCCCTTCCGTCTCAGGGGAGGTACCAGGGTAGGCAAAAAGGCTGCTGAGGGAAGCCGGGAACCTCCAGGCACCacgcggagcccaggctccacccACGCAGACCCCACCTCTCATACCTGGCGCAGCTGAGCCATCACCTCCTTTTCGTCCAAAAGCTGGGGGGATCGCCGAGGTCTCAAGACAGAGTCCGGTGAGGAAGGgcctggagagagaggagggtgtGGGGCCGCCTCCACTACGCACCATCGACTTTGCAGCCCGGTCGCAGGGTCTGGCACCCACATCACCTGCCTCTGCGCTTGTGGGATTTTCAACACAATGGGACAACTGACCAGAGAACTCCCAGGCCAGAAGGGACGGCCCCAGCGCCGGGGTTAGTGCTGGATTAGCACCGGGTTAGtactggggaggagggaagacccACCTGAGCTGCTCTGAGAGGAAGAACGGAAGAGGAAGCTGTTTGGTCTCTGAATGGAGCTGAGTGGCCGGGGAGCAGGTGCGGTTGCTGGAGGCCGGAGCCAGGGGGCAGGAGAAGCATCCCCTCAGTGTCCTACTCCTCCCTCAGGCCACCAGGTCTCAACCCGCCCCCCCACCTACACAGGCCCGCACCCTCCTCCCAGCGCCGCCGTCCCACCTGGTCCCGCTGTAGGAAGGGGCTCCTGGGAGGTGGAGGCGGGGGTGGGAGCACCCTGCCCCCCCGAAGCTCCCAGCTGGGTGGCATTGGACTTGGGCTTGCCGCTGAGGAGAGACAGAAGGGGAATCGAGGAGATGCTCAGGGGAAGGGCGTGTAAGGCGAGGACCGAGAGAGGCGGGGTCCAGGAGGACACATACTTGTAGGTGGCCTGAGCGGACGAGGCGGCAGCACCCCCGCCAGAAGCCCTGACCCCCAGCTTCggaaaactagaaaatgaagGTGTGGGGTCAGCAGTGCCAGGCGGGGCTCCGCCAACCCCGAGAGGCAGGGAAGCTCAGGAGGCCTCACCGCCAGGGCAGCTGCTCCCACGCCCACACCTGTCCTTCCTTGGGGAACCCCACACTCcactctgctgctgctgccgccgctcgCGCTCCTGCCACAGCTGCAAGGTGTCTGGGCGCCGCCTCTCCTCCCCTGCCGGCTCCTCCCGCCTGCGGGGCAGAGGCAGGATGAGAGGTGGAGCGGGCCGGAGGAGAGGACAGGGGGGCGGGCGATGAAGTAAGTAAAGGGAGGAGGCGCCGCCTCAGGTGGCTCCGGGTACCTGCTGCTTGGtgccctctccccatcccctgccaCAGGGCTCGATTCTGGTGGCCGCTGCTCCTGAAGAAAGAACAGCAGAGGGGCTGAGGGGGT
This genomic stretch from Globicephala melas chromosome 15, mGloMel1.2, whole genome shotgun sequence harbors:
- the SAP25 gene encoding histone deacetylase complex subunit SAP25 — its product is MLPWTPRRWGAGEEQAPEEQGPSAGSDPGQAWDSGEEALREPRTTPQDSPQPWSRRPSWTQKEQQLPRPPPGLAAERSPGTPVPLPPQMTWEVAPSRMTLLAPQDPSCEAKPGPQLVWGLSCESGTSFSGRTLRHPSFCPLYEAASGRGLRPSLAGRQSGEQVPRDAGFPVMCREDVFLSDHVLPCGQRVPLYRSQARQQVMGSLKLLLPPPVMSPRVLPAPSSGCSTAWLSGPELIALTGLLQMSQGEPRPSSRGAPMPPAGPPDPASDHPGASGGQSCSHCMDPSLPRAPDSQGP